One part of the Ziziphus jujuba cultivar Dongzao chromosome 2, ASM3175591v1 genome encodes these proteins:
- the LOC107417511 gene encoding receptor-like protein EIX1 — translation METITWLPLMFLILCSVRGEFLPNTDAHLMNCMESDQEALIDFKNGLHDPVNRLSSWKGSNCCHWPGISCENTTGAVIGVDLRNPRPTGYDDESLARYGFWNLSGEIKPSLTKLKSLRHLDLSFNTFNDNPIPDFFGSLKNLQYLNLSHAGFSGAIPVNLGNLSSLQYLDVSSDEIWGESSLFVDNLEWLTGLVSLKHLVINEVNLSMVGSDWIRQLNKLPSLTELHLQNCRLSGSISPPTLLNLTSLVVLDLSYNQFDPKALDWLVNISSLVTLDISNSGLGGRIPLGLSELPNLEFLYLGYNGLSASCHQLLGGRWEKIQVLDLKENNLHGKLPASIGNLTFLSHLDLSSNSVDGGIPSSIGKLCNLISLGMFNNYINETLPKFLEGTEICLSRRPFPILQSFVLSDNYLVGNLPEWLGHLENLVELDLSSNYLNGQIPASFGSLQNFSGRPLPSLHSLDLSDNHLVGNLPEWLGQLENLVELHLSYNSLNGSIPASFGSLQNLSWGPLPNLQLLYLSDNQLQNLTVLRLGENELNGTLPESLGQLSELRIFDVSSNQLTGIVTEAHFLKLKKLSDLDLSSNSFTLDVKSDWIPPFQVSSLAMSSCHLGPSFPTWLKSQKQWVRSYSKWQLLLTRSSNKLSGNIPNKWNLTVGTFAFLSIANNQLNGEIPAWIGNIVPGAEVIDLSNNSLIGSIPSSIVNCSDLSVLDISNNHLSGTIPTFLGQLSGLKTLHLNDNKLYGQLPSSFQNLSGLETLNLGNNKLNGRIPPWIGNGFESLRILSLRSNSFSGELPALLSNLSSLQVLDLAENQLTGSIPASFGNFKAMLQAQIINRYLLYGAAPIYQNAATRKHPDSYVGTMEFGNYYESFIVNMKGQLLRYTKTLSLVTMLDLSGNNLSGALPIEMTNLLGLIVLNLSRNHFTGHIPESISKLKQLSSLDLSSNKFSGAIPQSLGSLSFLGYLNLSNNELSGPIPDKDQMLTFNASSFAGNIGLCGGPLAVKCSGDDNNGKLDKGRTTLRDAGNGDSFIDKWFFLSIGLGFAAGILVPYLIMAMRKSWSIAYFDVVDKAVDRILHLWLKYRTTKQRTRGHQRRR, via the exons ATGGAAACAATTACATGGCTTCCATTAATGTTTCTGATTCTGTGCTCTGTGagaggagaatttcttcccaACACTGATGCTcacttgatgaattgcatggagTCGGACCAAGAAGCTCTCATTGACTTCAAGAATGGCCTTCATGATCCTGTAAACAGGCTTTCTTCATGGAAGGGAAGCAACTGTTGTCATTGGCCTGGAATAAGCTGTGAAAACACTACTGGAGCCGTTATTGGAGTTGATCTTCGGAATCCACGTCCAACTGGGTACGATGATGAATCCCTCGCAAGGTACGGATTCTGGAACCTCAGTGGGGAAATTAAACCTTCATTGACGAAACTCAAGTCCTTGAGGCATTTGGACTTGAGTTTTAACACGTTCAATGACAACCCAATTCCTGATTTTTTTGGATCTTTGAAAAACTTGCAATATCTGAACCTCTCACATGCTGGGTTTAGTGGTGCAATTCCGGTAAATTTAGGGAACCTTTCTAGCTTGCAGTATCTTGATGTTTCTAGTGATGAGATTTGGGGTGAGTCAAGTTTATTTGTTGATAATCTTGAATGGTTAACAGGTCTTGTTTCTCTAAAGCATCTTGTGATTAATGAAGTTAATCTTTCAATGGTAGGATCAGACTGGATTAGGCAACTAAATAAGCTCCCATCCTTAACCGAGTTGCATCTACAGAATTGTAGATTATCTGGATCCATTTCACCTCCTACCCTTTTAAATTTAACTTCACTTGTTGTCCTAGATCTTAGTTATAACCAATTCGATCCAAAAGCCCTCGATTGGCTTGTCAATATTAGCAGCCTTGTTACTTTGGATATAAGCAATAGTGGGTTGGGTGGAAGAATTCCACTTGGTTTAAGTGAACTACCAAATTTGGAGTTTTTATATCTGGGATACAATGGTCTTTCAGCAAGTTGTCATCAGTTGTTGGGGGGACGATGGGAGAAGATACAAGTTCTTGATTTGAAAGAGAATAATCTACATGGGAAACTTCCTGCCTCCATTGGAAACCTGACATTTCTCAGTCACTTAGATCTTTCTTCCAATAGCGTTGACGGTGGGATTCCAAGCTCTATTGGAAAACTTTGCAATTTGATTTCCTTAGGTATGTTCAATAATTACATCAATGAAACTTTACCAAAATTCCTTGAAGGAACAGAAATTTGCCTTTCTAGGAGGCCATTTCCTATTCTGCAGTCCTTCGTTTTGTCGGATAATTACTTGGTTGGTAATTTACCGGAATGGTTGGGTCACCTTGAGAATCTTGTTGAGCTTGATTTGTCCTCCAACTATCTAAATGGTCAAATCCCAGCTTCTTTCGGATCACTCCAAAATTTTTCTGGGAGGCCACTTCCTAGTCTGCACTCCTTGGACTTGTCAGACAATCACTTGGTTGGTAATTTACCAGAATGGTTGGGTCAACTCGAGAATCTTGTGGAGCTTCATTTGTCCTATAACTCTCTCAATGGTAGTATCCCAGCTTCTTTCGGATCACTCCAAAATCTTTCTTGGGGGCCACTACCAAATCTGCAATTATTGTACCTGTCAGACAATCAATTG CAAAATCTTACTGTTCTGCGTCTAGGAGAGAATGAGCTAAATGGGACCCTCCCAGAAAGTTTGGGACAGCTTTCTGAGTTGCGTATCTTTGATGTTTCATCCAATCAATTGACAGGTATAGTTACTGAAGCACAttttttaaagctaaaaaaGCTATCGGACTTAGATCTGTCTTCAAACTCTTTCACCTTGGATGTCAAATCCGATTGGATTCCTCCATTCCAGGTTTCTTCTCTTGCAATGAGTTCCTGCCATTTGGGCCCTTCATTTCCGACTTGGCTCAAGTCACAAAAGCAG TGGGTCCGTTCCTATTCCAAGTGGCAGCTTTTACTTACTCGATCGAGTAATAAACTTTCTggtaatattccaaataaatggAATCTTACCGTTGGTACCTTTGCTTTCCTTTCCATTGCTAACAACCAGTTAAATGGAGAAATTCCTGCTTGGATAGGTAACATTGTTCCTGGAGCTGAAGTCATTGATCTTTCCAATAACAGCTTAATAGGAAGTATTCCATCAAGCATTGTAAATTGTTCTGATCTCTCTGTACTAGACATCAGTAATAACCATTTGTCTGGAACCATTCCTACCTTCTTGGGTCAATTAAGCGGCCTTAAAACATTGCACCTAAATGATAACAAGCTCTATGGACAGCTCCCATCATCTTTCCAAAACTTATCCGGTTTGGAGACCCTAAATCTTGGGAACAACAAATTAAATGGTAGAATTCCACCATGGATTGGGAATGGATTTGAAAGTCTAAGAATTCTTAGCTTGAGGTCTAATTCATTTTCAGGAGAACTTCCGGCTCTGTTATCAAATTTAAGTTCACTACAAGTCCTGGACTTAGCAGAAAATCAGTTGACAGGCAGTATTCCAGCTAGCTTTGGAAATTTCAAAGCCATGTTACAAGCCCAAATCATTAACCGTTATCTATTGTATGGGGCTGCCCCTATTTACCAAAATGCCGCAACTAGGAAACATCCTGATAGCTACGTAGGTACTATGGAGTTTGGCAACTACTATGAAAGCTTCATTGTAAATATGAAAGGCCAACTTCTAAGATACACCAAGACCCTCTCTCTTGTAACCATGCTAGACCTCTCAGGGAATAACTTGAGTGGAGCTCTTCCTATCGAGATGACAAATTTGTTGGGTTTGATCGTTCTCAACTTGTCAAGAAACCATTTCACTGGCCACATTCCCGAAAGCATTTCCAAGCTGAAGCAATTGTCTTCTCTTGACCTCTCGAGTAATAAGTTCTCCGGTGCTATTCCTCAAAGCTTGGGGTCACTCTCATTCCTGGGGTATCTGAATCTGTCAAACAATGAATTGTCTGGTCCTATTCCTGATAAAGATCAGATGCTCACATTCAATGCATCCTCTTTTGCTGGAAATATTGGCCTTTGTGGTGGTCCACTTGCTGTAAAATGTTCAGGTGATGATAACAATGGGAAACTAGATAAGGGACGGACAACTCTCAGGGATGCTGGTAATGGTGACAGCTTTATTGATAAGTGGTTTTTCTTGAGCATTGGATTGGGATTTGCAGCTGGAATTCTTGTTCCGTATTTGATAATGGCGATGAGAAAATCTTGGAGCATAGCCTACTTTGATGTTGTTGATAAAGCTGTAGATAGAATACTACATCTGTGGTTGAAATATAGAACCACAAAGCAGAGGACTAGGGGGCATCAGCGAAGAAGATAA